A genomic stretch from Neomonachus schauinslandi chromosome 16, ASM220157v2, whole genome shotgun sequence includes:
- the LOC110573596 gene encoding zinc finger protein 256-like — MAAAARRDPAQGGVTFEDIAVYFSWKEWRLLDEAQRRLYHHVMLENFTLISSLGCCCGAEDEEAPFAQSTSVGVSQTRTPKAAQSCRKTHPCEMCGPVLRGIFHLAAHQGKENSQKLLRCGACGKRFYFITDFRKHEKQHMGEKPLRSRVDRASVVKSWGFHGAGKPLTCGEVQKDFLSGSGHLQQEATRTGEKPHTITQSRATLQSRKSHDTWGECKNAFGPKHTHIQDQGRVHSGERPYQCSKCGKSFLRRNSLNVHIKVHSGERPYKCNACGKSLKCKSAFIKHQSVHTGERPYECSECGRSFLRRNTLNVHIKVHSGERPYKCNECGKSFKFKSTFIKHQRIHTGERPYECSECGKSFISRTDLRYHQRIHTGERPYQCSECGKSFCKSSLIKHQRIHTGERPYECSECGKSFITSSVLHSHQRVHTGERPYECSECGKSFTTSSVLRDHQRLHTGERPYECSQCGKSFTTRSVLRSHQRVHSRERPYECSECGKSFVRRNSLNVHVKVHSGEKPYKCHECGKSWKCKSTFVKHQRIHTGERSFACSECGKSFFSHDALSYHHRVHSGNRP, encoded by the exons GTTGTTGCTGTGGAGCAGAGGATGAGGAGGCACCCTTTGCCCAGAGCACTTCTGTAGGCGTGTCACAGACCAGGACGCCCAAGGCAGCTCAGTCTTGCCGGAAGACCCACCCCTGTGAGATGTGTGGTCCAGTCTTGAGAGGCATTTTCCATTTGGCTGCGcaccagggaaaagaaaacagccaGAAACTGTTGAGGTGTGGGGCCTGTGGGAAACGATTTTATTTCATTACTGACTTCAGAAAACATGAGAAACAGCACATGGGAGAGAAACCCTTGAGAAGCCGTGTGGACAGGGCCTCTGTTGTGAAGAGCTGGGGATTCCATGGTGCAGGAAAGCCCCTTACCTGTGGAGAAGTTCAGAAGGACTTCCTGTCTGGCTCGGGGCATCTGCAGCAAGAGGCCACTCGTACTGGGGAGAAGCCACACACGATCACCCAGTCCAGGGCAACTTTACAAAGCAGAAAAAGTCATGACACCTGGGGAGAATGCAAGAACGCCTTTGgtcccaaacacacacatattcagGACCAGGGT AGAGTTCATAGTGGAGAAAGGCCTTATCAGTGCAGTAAATGTGGCAAGTCCTTTCTCCGAAGAAATAGCCTCAATGTACATATAAAGGTTCACTCAGGTGAAAGGCCTTATAAATGTAACGCATGTGGGAAATCTTTAAAGTGTAAGTCAGCATTCATTAAACACCAGAGCGTTCACAcaggagaaaggccttatgagtgcagCGAATGTGGCAGGTCTTTTCTCCGAAGAAATACTCTGAATGTACACATAAAGGTTCACTCAGGTGAAAGACCTTATAAATGTAACGAATGTGGTAAGTCATTTAAGTTTAAGTCAACATTCATTAAacaccagagaattcacacaggGGAGAGGCCTTATGAGtgtagtgaatgtgggaaatcttttatcTCTAGGACTGACCTACGGtatcatcagagaattcacacaggagagaGACCTTATCAGTGCAGCGAATGTGGCAAATCCTTT TGTAAGTCATCGTTGATTAAacaccagagaattcacacaggagaaaggccttatgagtgcagtGAATGCGGGAAGTCTTTTATCACTAGTTCCGTGCTTCATTCTCAccagagagttcacactggagaaaggccttatgaatgcagtgaatgtgggaaatcttttaccACTAGTTCTGTCCTCCGTGATCACCAGAGacttcacactggagaaaggccttatgagtgcagtCAGTGTGGGAAATCTTTCACCACTCGTTCTGTCCTCCGTTCTCATCAGAGAGTTCACTCTCGGgaaaggccttatgagtgcagtgaatgtggcaaGTCCTTTGTCAGAAGAAATAGCCTCAATGTACATGTAAAGGTTCATTCAGGTGAAAAACCTTATAAGTGTcatgaatgtgggaaatcttggAAGTGTAAGTCGACGTTCGTAAAACACCAGAGAATTCATACAGGAGAAAGGTCTTTTGcttgcagtgaatgtgggaaatcttttttCAGTCATGATGCTCTCAGTTATCATCACAGAGTTCACAGTGGTAACAGGCCTTAG